Part of the Quercus lobata isolate SW786 chromosome 6, ValleyOak3.0 Primary Assembly, whole genome shotgun sequence genome, atatatatatatatatatatataacttgaaaaagaaaaagacctgATTCAATAATCTGCTTGAGGATTGTGCATCTAATGACGGACAGTTACTTGCTTCTACACGTTTTATAAATTGTGGAAGCCTCAAAATTTGTCGTAGCTGCTTGCAATTTTGTATATCAAGGCTTTCTAATGCAGTAAGATACCCGATTGATGAGGGCAACCCCCTAATGCCACTTAGAGATAAATCTAAATTCTTTAAACGTTTCATTTCTGGATGAATATTGGGGAATTTTTCAAGCTTAAAGCATCCAGAAAGATTAAACTCTTTGAGCGATTTCAACCTGAGGTTGTTTGGAAGATTTTGAAGACTATCACAGAATGCGAGGTCCCATTTCCATAGCTTATCAAGAAATCCAACGGACTCATGAACCATAactaattttttacaaaaagaaaggtTCAGTGTCTCTAGGTTTGGGGCACACAATTCAGGGAATTCTATAATGGAGTTACACTCCTTAAGATtgataagttttaaaattttaaattggataccctgtagattaaaaaaaaaaaatcaaaatttaggtTTGGCCaacattcaaaataattttaagaaattataattcataaataCTAATAACATACCTGCTTGAATATTGTCTCCATTCTAATGCGATTACTCCTTCCCATATTGAGTGCAACAAGCTTTTGAGGACAATATTTAGATGGCCAGGAAAAAGGAAATCCAGGCCATTCAAGTAACCGTAACCCATTAGGGAGATATTGAAATTCTTCACAGATGTGTACGTTTTtaactaaaagaaatttaagatttttcatCCTTTCAAAAGGTTCACTTTGCAATTTTATAGTTACTGGTTTTGGTGAGTGCAATATCATTGCTTGAAGTTTATCAGACCCCTAATTGaacaaagaataaaacaaataagtttgattatataattttttagaaagtataaaaattttgaaattgtaaacaaaaaaatatttggaaaaaggaaaagtgaaGCAAAAGAACTCGTACCAAATTTTTAGTTAGCACTTCATAAGCATCCTCATAACACCATATCCTGCTACGATTTTCAGGTTGTTCAGATTCTTGTTGAACGATTTCCCTGCCCATTTGTTGTAACAAGTCATGCATTGACAATATGCCCCATTGATTAATAGTTATGAGACACTTATCGATAAGCTTGCAAATACCATCACATGGATATAAATTGCAAGTTTCTAGTATATTTGTAACGTAATCCTTCTCAAATCCCTTGAAAAAACAAGCAATATGGAGAAAAATATCCTTTTCAGTTTTGTCCAATCCATCATAACTTATTTTGagcttttcttgaatttttttgtgaggAATGTTTTGTACTTTTCTAATGCATTTTCCCATTTATCTATACTTTTTCCACACAAATCAGAACCTATTATTGTTAGTGCTAATGGAAGACCATTGGCATAATGTATAATTTGCTTTGCAACTTTTGAATAGTCTTCCCCTAGTTTATTCATTTGGAAGGTATTCCAGCTGAAGAGTTCATGAGCTTCACATTGATTCAATTTCTTAACCTCATAAGCTAGATGATCTTTTCCAAGAGTGGTTAGCACTTGTTTGTATCTTGTTGTTATAATAATTCTACTTCCCGAACTAAACCAGTCACATCTTCCAAGCAAATTTTCTATATGGATCGATTCATCCACGTcatcaagaattaaaagaaGCCTTGTATGACAAAGCCTATCCATTATCAGTTCAATTCCTTTGGGAACATTGTCCACCTTTAAATATGTGTCTTGTAATATCATAGAAAGAAGTGTCTCTTGTAGTTGGATTATGCCATTGGTTGTCCATGACTTTTCTCTAACATTCTCTAGAAAGCAGCTCCTatcaaaatgattaaaaattctattataagCAGCTTTTGCAATTGTAGTTTTACCTGCTCCCCCAAGACCATGAATCCCTAGCATGCGAACACCATTTGACTTTGTGTCCAAAAGCAATTCTATCTCCTCCACATGAGAATCTATTCCAACTGGATATTTAGCAACAAATAGTTGTGTCCGATTTGATTTGGTACTTGATATCtcttttataattcttttgataatttgagTTTCAGATTCAAAGCAACGCCAAGCACAAAAGCATAAGAAACATTTGATGTGTTAGACTAGACgaaaatctatataatataatatatatatatatatatatattgatatgaaTTTTGGTCATCTCCTTATTGTAAGTGATGGACACTCACTTTCATATTAATTTACcacttttctacatcattcACAATCAACCCTTTATAGTTGTAGTAAAAGTTGTGTTTCTAAACTTTTCCTCAATTAAATTAAGCACCCAACTTATGAAATGCTTTCTCCCATTTTTtgctcttttccctttttcctagaaTTTGTTCTCAATATTTTCCTCCATAGTAAtgtttatctatttatttatttatttattgtcttATTCTCAAATTGTTGCTTGGCAAGCAATTAAGGATGCGATTATGATATTTTCTCTCCTTCCCAATGTGACAGTATTTCAAAAACCATATCAAAATGTAAACAGAAAGGGAATTAGCAAAGAGGAGGCAATCCAGAGTGGACCTATGGGTTATCTCTTGTTTATTTCCTACTTAGTACATGGACATAAAATTGAGAGGTGAAATCATTTTCCTTGAAGTGTATATcctttatatattaatttagatATGAATGCTTATTTACTTATGTATGacaaatttgaagttttaacaTGTGCTAATTTTGAGTATACAATGCAAATCCAGTGGTCTATGGGattataagttatatatatatatatatatatataaagagtaagTTAGTAACAAAAGTAATATTAAGAGTAATTGTGTTTCATGTTATGGTAAAGGAAATTactaattatttaattgttaaCAATTAAGGAAACGTGTTTTGTGATGTTAAATCATCATGGATGTATGATTatgatgagatttttttatttttttatttttttttgagaaacaaacacacacacacaacgtaaagggaaaaaagattctaacacaaaggcacatcacaattccactcaaaagccgtggtaacttttaagagagGGTGggacaagttatactacacataacacactctcttaagcaatgtgagacaattacccttttttttttttgagaatcaaacacacacacacacaaattctTTTAAAGTTAAGAAGTTTTCAAGACTAAGATTTTTTCAATagataatgttaaaaaaaaaaaaaaaaaaaaatctcttctaAGGAAAATAATTGTGGGTTCTAGGCTTCCAGCTGTTGGATAACACGTGTGAGTCAAGTCCCatattgaataaagatgagaagaataagtgattaatataatataattaagcaCATACCCATTGAGCTTAAGCTTTTTGAGTTAAaatgtgtctctatatgttatattaattactcaagaaAGCTCTCCAAAATctttatctccccaacaagtggtattagagctcATGGTGGTGTGCGACGAAGGTAGTAAGGTGTTCTTGGTCCCTACCCAGCAAGGACAGAGAAAGCCCAACAAAGGAAAACCCATTAGGCAAGAGGGAGTGAGTAGGACTTATTCATAGCCCACAAAGAGATCTTAAAGCTCACAGAGAGGTAGAGACCCACACGTGagagg contains:
- the LOC115950380 gene encoding disease resistance-like protein DSC1 — protein: MLGIHGLGGAGKTTIAKAAYNRIFNHFDRSCFLENVREKSWTTNGIIQLQETLLSMILQDTYLKVDNVPKGIELIMDRLCHTRLLLILDDVDESIHIENLLGRCDWFSSGSRIIITTRYKQVLTTLGKDHLAYEVKKLNQCEAHELFSWNTFQMNKLGEDYSKVAKQIIHYANGLPLALTIIGSDLCGKSIDKWENALEKEIVQQESEQPENRSRIWCYEDAYEVLTKNLGSDKLQAMILHSPKPVTIKLQSEPFERMKNLKFLLVKNVHICEEFQYLPNGLRLLEWPGFPFSWPSKYCPQKLVALNMGRSNRIRMETIFKQGIQFKILKLINLKECNSIIEFPELCAPNLETLNLSFCKKLVMVHESVGFLDKLWKWDLAFCDSLQNLPNNLRLKSLKEFNLSGCFKLEKFPNIHPEMKRLKNLDLSLSGIRGLPSSIGYLTALESLDIQNCKQLRQILRLPQFIKRVEASNCPSLDAQSSSRLLNQIGEIICEGERSYIFVDPPSLLSRYLFLDDTDKRTFKIRGDFFCLDDTDNRSFRVPGTEIPRWLDSKHQNIGNSISFRVGRKFPNVFAVYFAFGQVLELSLSPGFGFWVYLSINGFEKVWINSISLRRYASDTVWIFSRSHLKLQKLLNESNPSDYNHVEVTYEWDNNNGSFELRRWGFNVECICCPQKSSISSSMALTLVDNDSDSNLNLPLKKRRKY